The DNA sequence GGATGAGTTCGcagcgcgggaacgtcccactgacctagaggatttgatcggtctgtgcgttcgagtggatcagcgtctgcaggagcggagaactgaacgttctcgttaccgtcaacgggtttcaaggcatcttgGTCCATCGTTCATGGCTCCTACACCCGCTTCCGGGGAcgccccggaaccaatgcagttgggaggtaacaagctgtctgctgccgagaaacaacgtcggcgcaatgccggtctctgcatgtactgtggcaattccggtcacacactgtccccacaagccgggaaacgccaactcccaatgaaatcccggagagtttcgttgggaatactgacactttctcccatcatcAAGGACGTCCTTCCCACCAGAATAATGTTGCCaataacactgtctggagagggatttcacactcaagcacgggcgttcattgactccggttccgcaggcaatttcatcgatgagacttttgctagacggaacaatattccatttatcagtaagaagacgccagtaggtctggaggccattgacggtcgacctctacagccgactctcctattttgtgtttttcacATTTGGAGAGTTCCCCTAGTAAGATATCTATTTCCTATATAAATTCTCCATGGTTCATACTTTTAAGAATTTCGGAACTGTGTCATTTTGTATCCCCATCAatttttccataagacagataGTCTCGCTTTTACTGCATCTAGGGCTGGCTGTTGTTCTTGTTTCCAGGCCTTAGCTATTTCACATCTggcagctgtgtatatatatgtatcagtaaCTTATTTTAATTTCTTTCCATGTTTTCAATGGGTCGGCATAGCAGAGCTGTCCAGGGATCTAAGGGGAAAACAACTTGAGAATTGCCTATGCCATGTGTGGCCTTCCAGAACTTTGTAACCTTTGGACACGTGCACCTTACATGTATAAACAATCCCTGCTGGCCACATCCTCTTGTGCAAAGGGGTGACATGTTTCTAAAAAATGTGGACAATCTTAGTGGGGTGTAATACCATTGATGGAGCAATTTGTTTGAATTTTCTTCAATTAGGACACATGGAACTCTTTGCAATCCCTTCAAATATATTATCCCACTCCTCTTGATCTAATTGTTCTCCCATCGCCTCTTCCCACTTTATCataaatttgttttttatttcagTTTCTGGTTTAACAACCGCTAATATGCTGTATAGTTCTGAGATCAGGCCTTTCTTATCTTCCCCCGATAGGCACATAGCCTCAAATACTGTATAGTCATTATATGTACCTTTACTTCTTATGTGGTCCCTCAGATACCTAAAGAAGGCAGATTTATGTAGCCCAATTTCTCTCTTGACTGTCTCAAACCCATTAATTTCTTTATTTGCCCATAGATCTTTTACCCTTGTTATTCCTGCCTTGCCCCAGTCTTTAAAAGCTGTTGGTTCCATGCCCGGGGCAAAGCTAGGATTCTCAAatatttgtaagtgtttttaatagtgatgactctgttttttgtattttgctaTGAATTAAATATCTGATATTTTTTTTGACACATACCCTTAAATACCTTCTGTTAGTGAGGTTTTGGTCCCGTCTTTTGGTGACCATTTTCCATGtctgtatttatatattataccTCTGAGCAGCACCTTTAAGATATTTATTTGGGTATTCATTTATTGTGTTATTCTTACAGGTGCAGGTATTTCCTTTTTCTTGTTTGCAAGATATTTACCGTAAGTTTTTTGGGTGCATATATAGACCACCTTGACATTTCactttattttatgtttgactgtGTTCCTTTTTGTGTTGCACGCTCCAACAAACTGAGAACAAGGCAAAAAAGCATAGTGTAAGATTAGCATGGGAGTCACATATATTTCAAATATCGGTTAGGGTTGTCGCTATGAGAACCATTGTACTAAGACCTTGAAACAATTCACTGGTAGAGGGGCTGGCAGCCTAATACTATTACTTTCTGGTTATGTAAAGAGGTATTTGGAGTTTAGCACAGTAATATTACTTTATGCTTATAAAAAGGAACATACGAAGATATGAAAATAATATAACGACTTTTCACAACGCCATACAGAGCTAGTGCAAGTGGTTTAAACTGTAATCAAACCCACAAGGTTTTGTATCCAAGAGCAACATCTGAACCATTACTCCACATCTTGCACCATCAGTACGATGAAGGCATTTGGCAACTCTGCATTGAAGTGTTATGGAAGAGAGTGAGATTTTGAAAACTTTGTATTTATAGACACTATAATAAAAAAAGGATCTCTGAACTAAtggttgattttttttattttttattctgctCTATAGATAATTCACATTCCGAGGTTCAGAAGGTGCTGACTTCTATCGCCCAATGTCTGTCTGTAACCCCTCTCTTTAAACATGTTCCCAACTCAGGTATGTTCAAAAGAACTCTATGTACAAATGTGACCCGTTCCATTGCCTTGGATTAGTCTACTACATATTAGTCTTGATTGATGAATGCATTGGTAATAATTGCACAGAATATTCCTGTAAACAAATGTAAACCCAGATCAGCCTTTCACTGCCAAAGGGGCCAACATTATTCCTTTggtgccgcggtcacgtgacagaGCGTAGCAGCAGACCCGAAGaccctaaggggcctattcaataAACAGTGATAAAATAAGCGCATTGCCGAacgactttgcattgatttatcgcgcactaaaacatgttggtaaaaatggtattcactaagaaaaaagccacatttttttaaagttcgataaaaaaaatgttatcgAGCTATAAATCCTAGCGATCGGCAGCTGATTGAAACTGCAGCATGGAGACGGTGCGTCACACTaaaactagtgtgcgggagcaggtggtctcctgagctgaaccacattgatttcagcctactccctacttcccgagatacagaccccggtatggggtgccggtatccccgcaatgtGAAAAtcctctgcgtcacgtgaccgggagatttaagtCCTGCAGGGCGATACCGACATCCCATACTGGGGCCCGTATCTCGGGAAGttagggtccccgaggctgaaataaatgtggttcagttcaggagaccccctgctcccgcacagtagtgtgaaaaaaaaaatgaagctactttaattttatttttactaatagtgtacgtgagcaggggatctcctgagcttaACCATCTGGAGGCCCCAGGACACTCGCGAGGACCAcatggaggcccccagacaccacccAGACACCTACAGGGACCGCCCAGAGGCTAGcagggacccctggacacctgcggggatcacCCAGACACATATGGAGGCCCGGACACCCACaaggaccacccggaggcccctggacacccgcagggaccacccggaggcccctggacacccggaggcccacggacacccccGGACACCAActggaggcccccggacacccacggggactgcTAGAGACCCACGGGGGttcccgccggcctctggtatcaatcctgtgtagaaaatgaataaaatgcttttatgcatcttgcaatatctttagctGGCGACAAAATATTGCAAGATTATAAAGTTCGTTATGCTTattactgtttagtgaatagcaattGCTGGCCAAAAAAAAGCGATTTTagctttttttttgtcttgtcgTACTACTTTTGTTGCCTCAGGCTGTTAAAGGtcgttaaaaagccattatagcgcgatactgcactgttatcactgtttagtgaatagcaaagcaggcAGTATCGAGCTATAATGGCATTTATCAaccattaaaccacttatcactgtttagtgaattgGCCCCTGTCTTATTACATCTGTACATTGAGGGCCCATCATTTTAGGGACTAGTTGAGGGCATAAAGGTTAATAATTAGTGGATTGTAGCCAAACTACTGAAGTGACATAGTGCCATCCAAGCAACACAAGTTTTAACTATGGTAGGTCAAGGGGAAAAGAATCAAACCGTTGTTGAAAAAAAATGCATGAAAATTGTTGTGCAGTTTTTCTCCAGGTGTAGCTGTACATGGAAAGTCTCCCTGGGGAAAAATGTGGCAAGAGGTTTTTATGATACCTTCAAAGCTGGTCTGGCTCTTGGCATAAGAAGAACTTATTTGCACTCTGTGGTATCATGCCCCAGAGTGGTTTTGGGGATAGAAACAAGCTGCGATGATACCGGAGCAGCCATCGTAGATGAGAATGGCAAGGTCCTTGGTGAAGCTCTTCATTCCCAAAGGGAAGTTCATTTAAAGTAAGTAGGCTTTGTGCTGCACTCAGTAAACAAACGGCGTGAGAATCCCATGATAGTAATAACATTATGTCTTTCCAGTTCAAATAACTTTACAACAGGTGTTCATTAAGACACCTCTGGGGTGCAATCCTGTCAGTATAACCTGTTGCAAAAATAAGAATGTACATAACATGTATATATAGCactacttggtaaatatgggctaAAGAGACTTGTGCTACATTGCGCAGAGCAGTGGAGTTAAACAGACAGGGTTTTGCATTGAAAATCCACAAGACATTTATACATCCGGCCTTTACTTGCTCTTTTTCCATGCTGACAACGATACACAGGCGCAGATTCACTAAAGGGTACCAAGGTTTAGCACGCCTTAACTCCTATTCATTGGCATTGGATTTgaagtgtgctaaagcttagttACTGCATCTGGctatattatttaaaaatatcttTAGCTGTTATTACTGTAGCTGCAATTATTTTTTAAAGGCTACTTTATGACAGCTGTGGTCTATGAGTTGCAGCTTCCCTCTGGTGTAAGCTAATTAGCCCATAACAAAATCTGTatgttttgtgatatttattagtGAAATCTTTGCAACCATTAATAGGGGTGGAAGTGGCGTATGGCAAAGGCCTCTCACTTTAATACATGTTCAATATACTGAACATTGCTAGGTGGACCTGCCATTCACTTGTATTAATTGGTATATAGTCATTGGTGGTTCAGGTAAACTCAAATAGCCACAATCAAAGAATTGTTACCAGTGAGATAATCACTTGTGGTAACATCATTAAACAGCCATTGAGTGAGTACAGTCAGTGACATATAGTAGGCAGTTCCAGATGGAGCATTCAAAAGGAAGTTAATGGTGGCCAGGTGTAGTATTTGCAGTGAACACCAATAATTGAAATCAAATTCATTTTGGAACAGGATGGTCATTTTTGGAGATCCACTGGTCTGGAATTTTTACAAAGAAAACAAGTTAAAAATAGACAGAATTTCTGCTCTAACCACAAGGCTCTGGCCATCTTGTTAATGGTTCAAGTGTTTAACACTTCATATTTTCACAATGCTCTGTCTCCATTTAGAACAGGTGGCATCATTCCTCTTGTGGCCCAACAACTCCACAGGGACAACATTCATAGAGTTGTTGAGGAAGCTCTCCTCGCCAGTGGGGTTTCCCCACGTGAACTTTTTGCCATCGCAACCACAGTGAAGCCCGGTCTCAGTTTGAGCCTTGGAGTGGGCTTGTCTTACAGTCTACAATTGGTGAACCAATACAATAAACCCTTCATCCCTATACACCACATGGAAGCACATGCACTGACTGTTAGGTTATTGTACCCTGTAGAGTTCCCATTCTTGGTGCTCTTGATCTCGGGAGGTCACTGCATCTTGGCCGTAGCTAATGGAGTTTCAGATTTTCTCCTGCTTGGACAATCGCTGGATGAAGCCCCAGGGGACACTTTGGACAAGGTATTATTATTCTATTTAGCATCTAACTCAACCTACATCAAGCCTACACTTTTCCTGAACCAATAAGGCTAAGAAGACTTTAGGGGAGATTCACTAACCTGTTTTATGGGTAACCACTGCAATCCCACGTTAactaccattgacttgaatggcagttaatgtgGGATCGCAGTGCGTTAACCCGTGATGGAGATGGGTGAATCCATGCCCTTTAGCTACTTAAAAGAAAGAGGTGGATTATTTATTAAATGAACACAATTATCCCTCTTTCTCATGTCTCAGTAACCAAAGAGTGATATTTTAAAGAGCAAATATCTCGGGAACCGGACAGTTCCCGGATGGCATGGTACCACTGATCAGCCCTGGGGCATTTCTTAGTTCAGGTAAGCCAAGAAAGTAACAAGGTTCCCGGACAGGTTTGCTTCTGGGTGTCCCATAACATATCTACCatgtcatgaggtctggcacATGAGGGGCCCCATTATGTAGTGCCTTTAATCATGGGTTTTCTGCTCGTTTGCTAGGATAGCTCATGTTAAATGCAATCTAAACTTAAGAGGACACTCCTCTTCCGTTCTCAACAACGGTGAAGTCACAATCAGTTGATCGCTCCTACGGAGGAATCACATTATCACGATATCAGGGACAAGAAAcataacgaactaaatagaatagatggggaaatagcaaggtgTTATTgaagtagaatgggggcaagtgtgagtttggcaagcagcaagacacccatagtaaatacagataatactagaacacttctaaagactaaacccaattggcgcagaaaggcaggagcagataatagTACAGGAAAAAGAACGATGTCCTCCGGCGCTTAGGCTCAAGCAAAATTTGCAGACATAGAAAAAATACAGGGAAAACAgtgtattaataaacaaattattgCAATTATTCACTTAATGGAACAGGTGTATTCACAGATGAACTTGTACTTAAAATTCCATTATCGCAATAATGTTTCCAAAATTCAGCTcagtgtattaataaaaaaagtgTGGGTGACCAGTGCATCATAGTATATGAGTCCCAATAATTTTGTAATGATTCTTCCGTAGGGGACACTCCTATATGATGGTGAGCAATGAAAACCCTACCCTAATAGggcaagggactagtacctagtgctaacCAGCACAATGAACAGTACTGTACAGAGATTGTCCCGTTTttgctggcagtgcactgcctttgttcatCTACTTTACCTTCAGTGTATTAATAAACAGATTCTTATAGTTGACTAGTTATTAAAACAGATACATTCTAAAATCAACTTGAAATTCTGTTAATACAGCAATACCACCACATGTGGTTAATATTGTATTACAAAGCAGGCTCAGATTTAGGAGATAACGGATATATTTAATTAAGGTGGCATTCACCTAATCTTGCAATTTCTAATCCTCCTTTATTTCCAAATGGTACAGTAGCAGATGAATTATTACTGTGTGTGCTTGTCACCAAAATGGAACTCAGAGGTATTTTCTTATTTCAATCAGGGTATTAGCGTGACATACTGTAAATAGAGGAACGGATATCATGGTGCAGTGCATTTAATAGTGGAACTGGTTTAAAACAATATTGCACTCACAGAACAGCatttgtgtgtcagtgttgtgGATAGCTTCCCAGCTTTTGTTGACAGTCTCTGTCCTCCTTGTTCCATCCGGTCTACCCGCAACTCTGCTTCCAGCGGCAAAAATCcacagcctctcctctctctcggcTTGTGCACAGCTTGGGAGGGGTAAGAAGCCAGTGGTATTCGCAGGAGCGTGCCCATGTCCTACCCACGAGCACTCGCATGAGCTGCGGGTTCCCGATTGTCCAAGAGGATACAACGCGTCACACGGACTATGGTGGTCTGTAAGGCTCAATCCAATGCGTTTAGCCGTGATGCTTCATCAGGATAACCCTCTTTGGACTCTGGCTGCTGGACTTAATTAATGTCCAGTATGGGATATTTCCTTTgcaagataatagtacagaccgaaaaaaacttaaatgcatgcttgttaatgcaagaagcctgaacGAAAAATGGGTGAGCTTTAATTAAAAGCTGCAAGGGagtagtatgatatcataggcatcactgaaacatggtgggatgaaactcatgactgggcagttaatttagaggttattccctttttcggaaggattgagcaaatagaagaggaggtggagtatgcttatatgttaaacccaatctaaaacctattataagggaagatgtttatgaagggaattatgaaaacgTAGAGagctt is a window from the Ascaphus truei isolate aAscTru1 unplaced genomic scaffold, aAscTru1.hap1 HAP1_SCAFFOLD_3035, whole genome shotgun sequence genome containing:
- the LOC142483168 gene encoding tRNA N6-adenosine threonylcarbamoyltransferase, mitochondrial-like; protein product: MFPTQFFSRCSCTWKVSLGKNVARGFYDTFKAGLALGIRRTYLHSVVSCPRVVLGIETSCDDTGAAIVDENGKVLGEALHSQREVHLKTGGIIPLVAQQLHRDNIHRVVEEALLASGVSPRELFAIATTVKPGLSLSLGVGLSYSLQLVNQYNKPFIPIHHMEAHALTVRLLYPVEFPFLVLLISGGHCILAVANGVSDFLLLGQSLDEAPGDTLDKVARRLSLINHEECSCMSGGQGIEHLAQYGNRLLYNLRIPMLRHRDCNFSFAGLRSHVDRIIQQEEAEEGVHTGQVLSCVADIAAALQHTVAQHIAKRTQRAILFCRQEGLLPPTHASLVVSGGVASNRYIRKTVQSVTDGMDMSLFCPPPRLCTDNGIMIAWNGIERLRAGVGVLHNTEGICYEPK